The Rhinoderma darwinii isolate aRhiDar2 chromosome 8, aRhiDar2.hap1, whole genome shotgun sequence genome has a window encoding:
- the CACFD1 gene encoding calcium channel flower homolog, whose product MSTVEPDAPAQGNMATSTAQDDGMTWWYRLLCRLAGVLGGISCAIAGLWNCITVNPLNIAAGVFMMVNALVLFLCEAPFCCQFIEFANRVAAKADKLRPWQKAFFYCGMALFPIFLSFTITTLFGNAIAFATGVLYGLSALGKKGDGVSYAKLQQQQKQQQPDEEKPAGT is encoded by the exons ATGAGCACAGTAGAGCCAGATGCACCAGCGCAGGGGAACATGGCGACCTCTACGGCTCAGGATGATGGCATGACATGGTGGTACCGCTTGTTGTGTCGGCTCGCCGGGGTcctggggggcatat CATGTGCCATTGCCGGCCTGTGGAACTGCATCACCGTCAACCCATTGAACATTGCAGCCGGAGTCTTCATGAT GGTGAATGCGCTGGTCCTGTTTCTATGTGAGGCGCCattttgttgccagttcatcgagTTCGCAAACCGTGTCGCAGCGAAGGCTGATAAGCTGAGACCCTGGCAGAAGGCCTTCTTCTACTGCGG GATGGCGCTGTTTCCCATTTTTCTCAGTTTTACTATAACTACCCTCTTTGGCAACGCTATCGCTTTTGCAACCGGAGTGCTGTACGGATTATCCGCCTTGGGAAAGAA GGGTGACGGTGTCAGTTATGCAAAACTccagcagcagcagaagcagcagcagccggaTGAAGAGAAGCCGGCCGGGACATAA